From Paenibacillus sp. GP183, one genomic window encodes:
- a CDS encoding IS630 family transposase (programmed frameshift) — translation MPKILAFEDIETRLDEVKRAMRETNDKRLYERYLCICLLLSGYSRKNITEILDRGLDTIGNYIQDYCTSGLEGLNMEHSPGRPALLTLEQEQVLYRTLVEKKPVDVGFPAKMNWTSGIVRKWIKNEFQVEYSERGTRELLYRLGFAHTRPTYTMAKANPEQQEVFKQEFEVVKKLLNREIDRILFEDESMIRDYQALMSTWFPKGQQKIIPTYGKQRGAKLLATLDYETGDIYWEEHEQYDAQVFLSFLQNVISKYPEGKTIIVLDNARIHHAKLLQPFLDQNAGKLELMFLPPYSPEFNIVEGLWGWLKQSVIYNVFFSTTNEIRNAVKSFMDEISKEPMNIIDRLCVQM, via the exons ATGCCTAAGATCCTTGCTTTTGAAGATATAGAAACACGGCTTGATGAAGTGAAACGCGCGATGCGTGAAACAAATGATAAAAGGTTATACGAACGATATCTTTGCATTTGCTTACTCCTCTCGGGCTATAGTCGGAAGAACATCACCGAGATTCTCGACCGTGGTCTCGATACAATCGGAAACTACATCCAAGACTACTGTACTTCCGGATTGGAAGGGTTGAATATGGAGCACTCTCCAGGGCGACCTGCCCTACTTACGCTAGAACAGGAGCAGGTTCTGTATCGTACCTTGGTTGAAAAAAAGCCGGTTGACGTTGGGTTCCCTGCAAAAATGAACTGGACATCGGGAATTGTCCGGAAGTGGATCAAGAACGAATTCCAAGTCGAATACTCCGAACGAGGAACCAGGGAACTTCTATACCGATTGGGCTTCGCTCACACAAGACCTACTTACACGATGGCCAAAGCTAATCCTGAGCAGCAGGAAGTATTCAAACAAGAATTCGAAGTGGTA AAAAAATTACTAAACCGCGAAATTGATCGGATCTTGTTTGAAGATGAAAGCATGATTCGAGATTATCAGGCGTTAATGAGCACCTGGTTTCCCAAAGGCCAGCAAAAAATCATCCCTACCTACGGAAAGCAGCGTGGCGCCAAGTTACTGGCTACACTTGATTACGAGACAGGTGATATTTACTGGGAAGAACATGAGCAATACGATGCACAGGTGTTTCTATCGTTTTTGCAGAACGTTATCAGTAAATACCCTGAAGGCAAGACCATCATAGTTTTGGATAATGCAAGAATCCATCACGCCAAATTACTCCAGCCCTTTCTTGATCAAAACGCCGGGAAATTGGAATTAATGTTCCTTCCCCCATATAGCCCTGAATTCAACATTGTGGAGGGTCTGTGGGGATGGCTTAAACAATCTGTCATTTACAATGTCTTCTTTTCAACAACGAATGAAATTAGGAATGCCGTAAAATCCTTCATGGATGAAATCAGTAAAGAACCAATGAACATTATCGATCGACTATGCGTCCAAATGTAG
- a CDS encoding FtsW/RodA/SpoVE family cell cycle protein, whose protein sequence is MLVKLKNLDILILFILACFLVISTIVIYSATYGTKYQGLHINNAVMFLVLLIPMLLIACMDYRIIVRHLSWILYGISILLLVYVMFKGMTINGSRRWINLGIMQFQPSELAKVFVILLVAKLLEQRKGDTLHLFKDILPIGLLIAIPFFIVLTQPDLGTSIVFVCIFLGMLWIGNVRISHSIIGLVGLASMIAGITALYFYNFSLFSKIVKPHQLHRIQTFLNPASDPNQSWHVLNSIKAVGTGQFLGEGFKHGKFVQAGFIPYDYADSIFVVIGEEFGFAGSTVLILLYFILIYQLVKIAMDCDDLSGTYVVIGVISMFTLQIFENIAMHTGLMPLTGIALPFISYGGSSLMTNMISIGLVLSIKIHGKKPFLLGD, encoded by the coding sequence ATGCTTGTGAAATTGAAAAATCTGGATATCCTTATTTTATTCATATTAGCCTGCTTCTTGGTCATTAGTACAATTGTCATATACAGTGCGACCTATGGAACCAAATATCAGGGTTTGCACATCAACAATGCTGTAATGTTTCTAGTTTTACTCATTCCCATGCTTCTAATAGCATGCATGGATTATAGAATAATTGTCCGTCACTTATCTTGGATTTTATACGGAATATCCATCCTTCTCCTCGTGTACGTCATGTTTAAAGGGATGACCATCAATGGCTCCCGACGATGGATCAATCTGGGTATCATGCAATTTCAACCGTCCGAGTTGGCCAAAGTTTTTGTGATCCTCTTGGTAGCTAAACTACTTGAACAAAGAAAAGGGGATACTTTGCATTTATTTAAAGATATTCTTCCCATTGGGCTGCTAATAGCAATCCCCTTTTTTATTGTGCTTACCCAACCCGATCTCGGGACCTCCATTGTGTTTGTTTGTATTTTTTTAGGGATGCTTTGGATTGGGAATGTACGAATATCCCATTCGATCATAGGACTTGTTGGATTAGCTAGTATGATCGCGGGGATCACAGCTTTATATTTCTATAATTTCAGTCTGTTTTCCAAAATTGTAAAGCCTCATCAGCTGCACCGTATCCAAACATTCTTAAATCCAGCGAGTGATCCTAATCAAAGCTGGCACGTATTGAATTCAATCAAAGCTGTGGGTACAGGACAGTTTTTAGGCGAGGGATTCAAACACGGGAAGTTCGTACAAGCTGGTTTCATTCCATACGACTACGCAGACTCAATTTTTGTCGTCATTGGAGAGGAGTTTGGATTTGCGGGCTCGACGGTTCTTATTCTCTTATACTTTATTCTCATATATCAATTAGTCAAAATCGCAATGGATTGTGACGATTTGTCTGGGACTTATGTTGTGATTGGGGTCATATCCATGTTCACACTGCAAATATTCGAAAACATAGCCATGCATACCGGGCTGATGCCGCTAACGGGAATTGCTTTGCCTTTTATCAGTTACGGAGGAAGTTCACTCATGACGAATATGATTTCCATTGGTTTAGTCCTAAGTATTAAGATTCATGGAAAGAAACCTTTTTTGCTCGGAGATTAG
- the ftsW gene encoding putative lipid II flippase FtsW — translation MTAAKRGKPDFLFLFLTFLLVSFGLVMVFSASAATSIMRYHSAWYFEKRQSVWAITGVISMFIFMNIPYRKFEKWGKILFLVSLILLILVVIVGININGHKSWFGIGSFGIQPTEFAKIALVLYIAALIHKKGEKFQQFKKGLLPVILLMGLVAGLIMLQPDIGSVIVILLGTSIVIIVGGANFKHLLAILLCVSPIALIIVLAKSYRIQRFTSFLHPWIDPQGTSYQLVQSLYAFGHGGITGTGFGLGIEKNFYLPEAHTDFIFSVIGEEFGFIGDALFLLIYVLFLWRGLLIAVRCENVFGSLAGIGIISLIGIQTLVNLGGVTGSIPITGVPLPFISYGGSSLLLSLTSIGILLSISRENRSTP, via the coding sequence ATGACTGCCGCAAAGAGAGGAAAACCTGACTTTCTCTTTCTATTTCTGACCTTTTTGCTGGTCTCTTTTGGATTAGTCATGGTTTTTAGTGCAAGTGCAGCAACATCCATCATGAGGTACCACAGTGCTTGGTACTTTGAAAAAAGACAGTCCGTTTGGGCCATTACCGGAGTGATTTCGATGTTCATTTTTATGAATATTCCTTATAGAAAATTCGAAAAATGGGGCAAAATCTTATTTTTGGTTAGTCTTATTCTTTTAATACTCGTCGTGATTGTGGGTATTAATATTAATGGACATAAAAGCTGGTTCGGTATAGGATCCTTTGGAATTCAACCAACTGAATTCGCTAAAATTGCTTTAGTGCTTTATATAGCTGCCTTAATCCATAAAAAAGGTGAAAAATTTCAGCAATTTAAAAAGGGACTCTTACCTGTTATTCTACTTATGGGATTAGTAGCTGGGCTCATCATGCTTCAGCCTGATATTGGCTCTGTTATTGTCATACTTCTGGGTACCTCGATAGTTATTATTGTTGGCGGGGCTAATTTCAAGCATTTGCTAGCCATATTATTATGTGTTTCCCCAATAGCCTTGATAATCGTTTTAGCCAAAAGCTATCGAATACAAAGATTTACTTCTTTTTTGCATCCGTGGATCGATCCACAAGGAACCTCCTATCAGCTTGTTCAATCCTTGTATGCTTTTGGACATGGTGGAATCACTGGAACAGGATTTGGACTAGGTATAGAAAAGAATTTTTATCTGCCCGAAGCGCATACTGATTTTATTTTTTCAGTAATTGGAGAAGAATTTGGGTTTATAGGAGATGCCCTTTTTTTACTCATTTATGTACTGTTTTTATGGAGGGGTCTTCTCATTGCTGTTCGATGTGAGAATGTATTTGGAAGTTTAGCCGGAATAGGGATTATTTCTCTAATAGGCATTCAGACTCTTGTTAATTTAGGGGGGGTTACGGGCAGTATTCCTATAACGGGAGTACCACTTCCATTCATAAGCTATGGAGGTTCCTCCTTGCTGCTAAGCTTAACAAGCATTGGGATTTTGCTAAGCATTTCGCGTGAAAACAGAAGCACCCCCTGA
- a CDS encoding S8 family serine peptidase: protein MRKMIGPGIIFLFAIFSFIFVKYANTPLPSQITNTNMIKTEKSFPNSNTFWGLDYSMSPLVPITLSKKQIVPTPTEEPGIPEVQRMGKLQYYLQQIHTEAAWETVKDISAPPLVIAFVDTGVDFHHPDLKDYLLQGVNLLDPLSPPDDDNGHGTNVAGILKAVSDNSKMKTRTLLMPIKALERNGKGTEDKLSSAIRYAVDHSAKIIVLSVGLNRNSSKIIDAVQYAENHDVLLVAATGNHGTSIEYPAAYSTVLAVGGSSTEDLAKVKSNWGPEIDVIAPWYVYTALKGGGYGYNEGTSMAAPQVAAVAALAWLKYPYMKPYQIRNLIRQTADHISQDGWDPHSGYGLLRADKALMIPYEEDIFRNNTSKDRAAPLSISKMSSFVFHGNNPKWFYIDSTYNGTLKLKFQTESSKKSNIQLIYYQNKDQDGSATSLLGENVEFPVSKGRSFIEVQNVSDPYKTIPVQLTTEFKIYRDPFEDNDRMYKAYTLPFRNQEITGTFDHEQNQGWFMMNVEQLGILNLKVSTDTPRIDLALQIIRSNDKPIIIDKMGDGESETTSLLVSPGSYYFKISNVISEHTYPVVGEYKFQIEFTSS from the coding sequence ATGCGCAAGATGATTGGTCCTGGAATTATTTTCTTATTTGCTATTTTCTCTTTCATTTTCGTTAAGTACGCCAATACGCCATTACCTTCACAGATAACTAATACGAATATGATAAAAACAGAAAAATCATTTCCAAATTCTAATACATTTTGGGGTTTAGATTACAGCATGAGCCCTTTGGTTCCCATTACCTTATCCAAAAAACAAATTGTTCCTACACCTACAGAGGAACCTGGGATTCCCGAAGTTCAAAGAATGGGCAAACTTCAATATTATCTCCAACAAATTCATACTGAAGCCGCTTGGGAAACTGTAAAAGACATTAGCGCCCCCCCACTTGTTATAGCCTTTGTAGATACGGGTGTTGATTTTCATCATCCTGATTTAAAAGATTATCTGCTTCAGGGAGTAAATCTGTTAGATCCTCTTTCCCCTCCTGATGATGATAATGGTCATGGTACGAATGTAGCAGGAATTTTAAAGGCTGTATCAGATAATAGTAAGATGAAAACTAGAACGCTCCTCATGCCCATTAAAGCTTTAGAGAGAAATGGTAAAGGTACTGAAGACAAGTTAAGTTCAGCAATCCGGTATGCTGTAGATCACAGTGCAAAAATCATTGTTTTGTCCGTAGGGTTAAATAGAAATTCCTCAAAGATTATAGATGCTGTGCAATACGCAGAGAATCATGATGTTTTACTCGTAGCTGCAACAGGAAACCATGGAACTAGCATTGAATACCCTGCCGCCTACTCTACCGTTTTGGCTGTTGGTGGATCTTCTACTGAAGACCTGGCAAAAGTAAAGTCAAATTGGGGCCCTGAAATTGATGTTATTGCACCTTGGTATGTGTACACCGCATTGAAAGGTGGGGGATATGGGTACAACGAAGGTACATCAATGGCAGCACCACAAGTAGCAGCTGTAGCGGCTCTGGCATGGTTGAAATATCCTTACATGAAACCTTATCAGATTCGTAATCTGATAAGGCAAACTGCTGATCATATTAGTCAGGATGGCTGGGATCCACATTCTGGATACGGTTTGTTAAGGGCAGATAAAGCTTTAATGATACCTTATGAAGAAGATATATTTCGTAATAATACATCAAAAGATAGAGCAGCCCCGTTATCGATTTCAAAAATGAGCTCTTTCGTATTTCACGGGAATAATCCAAAGTGGTTCTATATAGATTCCACCTATAATGGTACATTAAAATTAAAGTTTCAAACCGAAAGCAGTAAAAAATCGAACATCCAACTCATTTATTACCAAAATAAAGACCAAGATGGGAGTGCAACCTCACTCTTGGGTGAAAATGTTGAGTTCCCAGTCTCTAAAGGTAGAAGCTTCATCGAAGTACAGAATGTATCAGACCCATACAAAACAATACCTGTTCAATTAACAACGGAATTCAAGATTTATCGCGATCCTTTTGAAGATAACGATCGAATGTATAAAGCTTATACTCTCCCTTTTCGAAATCAAGAGATTACCGGAACTTTCGATCATGAACAGAACCAAGGCTGGTTCATGATGAATGTAGAACAGCTCGGTATTTTGAACCTAAAAGTTAGTACAGATACACCAAGAATTGACTTGGCCTTACAAATTATAAGATCGAATGACAAACCCATAATCATTGATAAAATGGGAGATGGCGAGTCCGAAACTACATCGTTACTTGTATCTCCTGGAAGTTACTATTTCAAAATCAGTAACGTCATTTCAGAACATACTTATCCTGTAGTAGGAGAATATAAATTTCAGATTGAATTTACTTCATCATAA
- a CDS encoding trypsin-like peptidase domain-containing protein, with translation MDDKERGYNESRLRNLNKKIVEVQIKYKNGRRQMSRPSPYLNSLGALMVGVIIVGTLMFVSNKLHLFTGGVHAHATENASSLSSLMSTNNGRAKTASLDIVRPNSFSEIAKLAVPAVVKVETKMKSQISNQSDRQVGSLVPNGIGTGFIFEKSGYILTNEHVVDGADEIDVTIQGYNQPFKAKLLGSSYDLDLAALKIEGDKDFPTLPFGRSDDTQVGDWVIAIGNPYDFDYTVTKGVLSAKERPISIQESKGTRNYKHLLQTDAKINPGNSGGPLLNLNGEVIGINTAVSTQAQGIGFAIPTSTISQVLDNLKNNVKIPKEPIPYIGVYVADIQKDWLGDLQLDNTDGALVQNVSPRTPAFKAGIRQYDVIVSVNGDKVTNATDLTKKVQANKIGDKLTLSILRSGQKQDVTVVVGDRNTNSDFQQQ, from the coding sequence ATGGATGACAAAGAAAGAGGATACAATGAATCTAGGTTGCGGAATTTGAACAAGAAGATTGTTGAGGTTCAAATTAAATATAAAAACGGGAGACGGCAAATGAGTAGGCCTAGCCCGTACCTAAACTCACTGGGAGCACTTATGGTAGGCGTGATTATCGTAGGCACCTTAATGTTTGTCTCCAACAAATTACACTTGTTTACCGGTGGGGTCCATGCTCATGCAACAGAGAATGCATCTAGCTTATCTAGTTTGATGAGTACCAATAACGGTCGTGCTAAAACCGCATCGCTAGACATTGTTCGTCCAAATAGCTTCTCCGAAATTGCAAAACTGGCTGTCCCAGCCGTTGTGAAAGTTGAAACAAAAATGAAGTCCCAAATTAGTAATCAAAGCGATAGGCAAGTCGGTAGTTTAGTACCAAACGGCATCGGGACTGGTTTTATTTTTGAGAAATCCGGATACATTCTTACAAATGAACACGTTGTTGATGGCGCCGATGAAATTGACGTTACGATACAAGGGTATAATCAACCTTTTAAAGCCAAACTTCTTGGAAGTAGCTACGATTTGGATTTGGCCGCATTGAAAATTGAAGGAGACAAAGATTTTCCAACGTTGCCGTTTGGTCGTTCGGATGATACTCAGGTTGGTGACTGGGTCATTGCGATCGGAAACCCATATGACTTTGATTACACAGTTACAAAAGGTGTTCTCTCTGCGAAGGAGCGCCCCATCAGTATCCAGGAGTCAAAGGGTACGCGTAATTATAAACACTTATTGCAAACGGATGCTAAAATTAATCCGGGTAACTCTGGAGGGCCGCTACTGAACCTCAATGGGGAAGTCATCGGGATTAACACGGCTGTTAGTACACAGGCACAGGGCATTGGTTTTGCCATTCCAACCAGTACGATATCGCAAGTTTTGGATAACTTAAAGAACAATGTGAAGATACCGAAAGAGCCAATACCGTATATTGGTGTCTATGTGGCGGATATTCAGAAAGATTGGCTAGGTGATTTACAGCTTGATAACACCGATGGAGCTTTAGTACAAAATGTGTCTCCTAGAACACCCGCATTTAAAGCAGGGATTAGGCAGTACGATGTTATCGTGTCGGTCAATGGAGATAAGGTAACCAATGCGACTGACCTTACGAAAAAAGTACAAGCCAATAAAATTGGAGACAAATTAACATTATCAATTTTACGTAGCGGCCAAAAGCAGGATGTTACAGTCGTCGTCGGAGACCGCAATACAAACTCGGATTTTCAACAACAGTAA